In Nocardioides bizhenqiangii, the DNA window CGATGCCGACCGCGCAGATCGCCAGACCGATGATCTGGCGATGCCGTTGGCCGTCCACCGCATTCTCCCCCTTGGCTTTCGGCCGTCCCCCGACGCTGCCGCTTCCCCCACGAGGAAGTGGACCACGGTGCTACTGCGTGGCGGACGAGAATTCCGGGGCGGCTACCGCATCTGAGAACAGTCGGCAGGCGGGTCAGGCGAGGGCGCGGTCCAGCGCGGCTTCGACATGAAGTGTCGTGCAGGGGAAGACCGGAAGGTCGGAGTCGGCCTGCTTCACCAGCAGCTCGAGCTCCGAGCAGCCGAGGATCACTCCGCCGGCGCCGGCGTCCCACAGCTCGTCGATGAGCGAGACGACGTACTTCCGGGAGTCGTCGACGATCTTCCCGTGCACCAGCTCGTCGTAGATGATCCGGTTGATCTCGTCGTGGTGTCGGGCATCCGGCGTGACGACCTCGAGCCCGTGCCGTGCGATCCGGTCGGTGAAGAACGTCTGGGTCATGGCGAAGCGGGTGCCGATGAGTGCCAGCACCTCCACGTCCTGCGCCTTGGCGGCCTCCGCCACCACGTCCGCGAGGTGCAGCAACGGGATGTCGACCGCCGCTTCGACCTGCTCCGCCACCCGGTGGAAGGTCGTCGTGCAGAGCATCAGGAACTCCGCTCCCGCTCGCTCGACCGACGTCGCCGCCGCCGCCAGGATCTCGGCGACGCCGTCCCAGTCCCCAGCCTCCTGGAGCGCGGTGACCTCGGCGAACTCGACGGATGCCATCACCGTCTTCGCCGAGTGGAGACCGCCCATCCGGGCCTCGACGCCCCGGTTCAGGAGGTCGTAGTAGGCCGCGCTGCTCTCCCAGCTCATGCCTCCGACGAGTCCGATCGTCTGCATTGCAGAAGAGTACCCACGCGGCAGACTGGTCAGCGTGCTGATCACGGTGCGGAGGGACAGCGTCCATGCCGCCGACGAGCCGGTCGACCGCGAGCTCGACCTGTCTCCGGCGACGACCGTCGACAACGTGCTTCGTACGCTCCGGCCCGACGTCAACGTCGCGGGCCCCGCCAGCTGGCTGGTACGCCTCGGCGGCTCCGACGGCCCGGCCGTTGCGGTGTACGCCGTCGGCTTCGGGATGCACGTCAGCCCCGTCGCCGAGCAGCCCGTCTCGTCGCTGTCACCTCCGGTCATCCACTTCGACTACTGGCAGAGCTCTCCGCCGCAGCTGCTCCTCGACGCCCTGAGGCGGGGCGAGGAGCCCCAGCGCGCGACCGCGATCGAGGAAGGCTGGCGGCACCAGTTCCGCGACCGGCTCGCCGCGGCGCGGGCCAGCGAAGCCGAGGCGCCGGGAGGCATGCTCAGCCCGACGATGATCGCGGCCGCGTCTCGCCTGGATGCCCGGATCGAGGTGCACGCCGCCGACTACGCCCGCGTGGTCGGAGCCGACGCCTCGGCGTTCGTGTTCCGCACCGACCACCGCTACTGGATCTGGATCGACCGGGTGACCGACGACGACCTCGAGCTGAGCATCGCCTGGTTCTGGCTTCCCGCGAGGGCGGCCGAGCCGGTGCTCGCAGCCATCCTCGGGACCTCGTGGCGGGTGTCCCGCGCCCTTCCGGAGCCGGAGCCGCCGCCCACGACGATCGAGGTGCTCCCCGGCTGGCGCTGGGTGTGGCGGTGGACCGACGAGTCCGGGCGCCACGAGGTCAGGAACTGGGACTCCCCCGAGCTGGCCCAGCGCTACGCGCCCTTCGCCCGGCTGTCCGTCGACGAGGTGGTGGCGCACTTCACGGCCGTCTCGTCGATGTGAGGGTGACCGCGCCGCGCCGATAGTCTGGACGGCGGCCTGAATCCGGCGCCGAAGACCCCGAACGAGAGCAGACGACGTACTCCCATGGCTTCCCAGTCATCTACCCGACGACGCACCGACCTGCGCAACGTCGCCATCGTGGCGCACGTCGACCACGGCAAGACCACGCTGGTCGACGCGATGCTCCACCAGGCGGGCGCGTTCACCGCGCACCAGGCCGAGGGCGTCGCCGAGCGGGTCATGGACTCGGGCGACCTCGAGCGCGAGAAGGGCATCACGATCCTCGCGAAGAACACCGCGGTCCACTACAAGGGCCCGTCCGCTCAGGAGCTCGCCGGCGGTGACATGACGATCAACATCATCGACACCCCCGGCCACGCCGATTTCGGCGGCGAGGTCGAGCGCGGCCTGTCGATGGTCGACGGCATCGTGCTGCTGGTCGACGCCTCGGAGGGCCCGCTCCCCCAGACCCGCTTCGTGCTGCGCAAGGCGCTCAATGCCGACATGCCGGTGATCCTCGTCGTCAACAAGACCGACCGCTCCGACGCCCGGATCGACGAGGTCGTGGACGAGACGTACGAGCTGTTCATGGACCTCCTCGACGAGAACCACAGCCAGGACGCGCTCGACTTCCCGGTCGTGTTCGCGTCCGGCAAGGCCGGCATCGCGTCGCTGAAGAAGCCCGAGAACGGCACCATCCCCGAGGGCAGTGACCTCGAGCCGCTGTTCCGCACCATCCTGGAGAACATCCCGGCGCCCGAGTACGACGAGGGCGCTCCCCTCCAGGCGCACGTGACCAACCTCGACGCCTCCCCCTTCCTGGGTCGGCTGGCACTCCTGCGGATCAAGCACGGCAACCTGAGGAAGGGCCAGCAGGTCGCGTGGATGAAGCGCGACGGCGAGGTCAAGAACGTCAAGATCACCGAGCTGCTCGTCACCGAGGGCCTCGAGCGCAAGCCGGGTGAGAGCGCCGGGCCGGGCGACATCGTCGCCGTGGCCGGCATCCCGGAGATCACGATCGGCGAGACGCTGGCCGACGCGGACAACCCGGTCGCCCTGCCCCTGATCCACGTCGACGAGCCCGCGATCTCGATGACGATCGGCACCAACACCAGCCCGCTGGTCGGCAAGGGCGGCAAGGGGCACAAGGTCACCGCGCGCCTGGTCAAGGACCGGCTCGACGCCGAGCTGGTCGGCAACGTGTCGCTGCGCGTGCTCCCGACCGAGCGCCCGGACGCGTGGGAGGTGCAGGGGCGCGGCGAGCTGGCGCTGGCGATCCTGGTCGAGCAGATGCGGCGCGAGGGCTACGAGCTGACGGTCGGAAAGCCGCAGGTCGTCACCAAGGAGATCGACGGCAAGCTCCACGAGCCGTTCGAGCGGCTCACCATCGACGCGCCGGAGGAGTTCCTCGGCACGATCACCGAGCTGCTCGCCAACCGGAAGGGCCGGATGGAGGGCATGACCAACCACGGCACCGGTTGGGTGCGGATGGAGTTCGTCGTACCCGCTCGCGGCCTGATCGGCTTCCGCACCGACTTCCTCACAGAGACCCGCGGGACCGGCATCGCCCACCACATCTCGGAGGGGTACTTCCCGTGGGCCGGCGAGATCCGCTCACGGGCCTCGGGCTCCCTGGTCGCCGACCGCACCGGCGTCGCGACGGCGTACGCCATGACCTCGCTGCAGGAGCGCGGCATCCTGTTCGTCGAGCCCGCGACCGAGGTCTACGAGGGCATGATCGTCGGCGAGAATTCTCGCGCCGACGACATGGACGTCAACATCACCAAGGAGAAGCAGCAGACCAACATCCGGTCCGCGACCTCCGACAACTTCGAGAAGCTCATCCCGCCGCGACGGCTCTCGCTCGAGCAGTGCCTGGAGTTCTGCCGCGAGGACGAGTGCGTCGAGATCACGCCCGAGAACGTGCGGATCCGCAAGGTCGTTCTCGACCAGAACGAGCGCGGCAAGCTGGCGTCACGGGCTCGGAAGGGCACCCGGTAGGGGTCGGCTGCCCCGGCGGCCTCACCCCGCAAGCGCCAGCCGCGCTCCGGTGTCGGAGTCGAACACGTGGATCGCCCGCGGATCGGCGACCAGGCTCAGCTGCTGGCCGGCGCGCAGCTGCTGGCGGCCCTCGAGACGGGCGACGACCAGCGGAAGCACGTCGCCCGCGCGCTCGCTCGCCGCGTCCACGCCGGCCGGTGTGGCATAGACGTAGGCGTCGGCACCGAGCTCCTCGACCACCGCGACGGTGACCGGGTAGCCGTCGTCGCCGGAGCCGGCGACCCGCCACGACTCGGGCCGGATGCCGAGCGTGACCGAGCCGGACGACGCCGCCGCTGCGGTGCGGTCGATCGGGATGTCCACGCCGTCGACAACGGCGATCCCGTCGCCGGCGGTCCTGCCGGCGAGCAGGTTCATCCCGGGGGATCCGATGAAGCCGGCGACGAACAGGTTGGCGGGCCGGTCGTAGAGGGCGAGTGGCGCGTCGACCTGCTGGAGCACGCCGTCCTTCATCACCGCGACCCGGTCGCCCATCGTCATCGCCTCGACCTGGTCGTGCGTGACGTAGACCGTCGTCACGCCGAGCCGACGCTGGAGCGCGGCGATCTGGGTGCGGGTCGACACCCGCAGCTTGGCGTCGAGGTTGGAGAGCGGCTCGTCCATGCAGAACACCTGGGGCTGCCGCACGATCGCCCGACCCATGGCGACCCGCTGCCGCTGACCCCCGGACAGCGCCTTGGGCTTCCGGTGGAGCACGTCCTCGAGGTCGAGCAGCCGGGCGGCGTCGGCGACCCGCGCGGTGCGCTCGGACTTGCCGACCCCCGCGATCCTGAGCGCGAACGCCATGTTGTCGGCGACCGTCAGATGCGGGTAGAGCGCGTAGTTCTGGAAGACCATCGCGATGTCGCGGGCCTTGGGAGGAAACCGGGTGACGTCCTCGTCGCCGATGAAGACCGAGCCGGCCGACACCTCCTCGAGCCCGGCGAGCATCCGCAGCGAGGTGGACTTCCCACATCCCGACGGTCCGACCAGCACCATGAACTCGCCGTCGTCGATCGTGAGGTCGAGGTCGGAGACGGCCGGCGCCTTCGCCCCCAGATACGTGTGCTCGGCATGCTCGAACCGCACTTGCGCCATCGGGCCGGTCTCCTGTCTGGTCGCCCCCGGCGACCGCGGTCGTGCTCAGTCGGCGCTTACAGTACGGCGGCATTTCGCGGCCGTCTAGTGGAAGCGCTCTCATTCCTTCCCGCAGCCGAGAAACAGCAAATGCTGCCGTGTCCAGCCAGATCCTTGACAGTGGATGTGACGCATGTCATGGTGACCCACCAAGAGAAGTGGAAGCGCTCTCACACCGCGTCCACCCGCCAGATCGTCCGTTACCGACGTTCGAAGAAGCATCAACGGCAGGAGTAACCGTGCGCATCACCACCACCCGGCCGGGCCGCCGGCCAACCAGCCATCGAGGGCGTCTCGCCGTCGGTGCCATTGCCGCTCTCGTGCTCGGGCTCACGGCCGCCTGCGGCGACGACAGCGACCCGACCGAGTCCGCCGACCAGGAGGCGCTCGAAGAGGGCGAATCGCTCACCATCACCACGTTCGGCGAGTTCGGATACGACGAGCTGATCGCCGAGTGGAACGAGGAGAACCCCGACGTCCAGGTCGAGCAGACCAAGGTCTCGCTCTGGGACGACTGGAAGAACGAGCTCAACACGCTCCTCCAGGCCAACGAGGGCCTGCCGGACATCGTGGCGATCGAGGGCGACTTCATGCCCGCGATCGTGGCGGCGCCGGACCGGTGGGTCGACCTGTCCAGCGACGAGGTGGAGGGCCGCTGGCTCGAGTTCAAGTCCGATGCCGCCACCTCTCCCGACGGCCAGCTCCTCGGCTACGCGACCGACGCAGGTCCCGAGGCCATCTGCTACCGCGCCGACCTCTTCGAGGAGGCCGGCCTGCCGACCGACCGGGAGGAGGTCGCCCAGCTGATGACCACCTGGGATGACTACTACGCCCTCGGCGAGGAGTTCGTCGCGAAGAGCGACGCCCAGTGGTACGACGCGTCCGGCTCGGTCGCCCAGGCGATGCTCAACCAGGTCGAGTTCCCGTTCGAGGAGGCCGACAACACGGTCAACGTCGAGAACGACGAGCTCCGCGCGGTCTACGACACCGTCACCGGCAACTCCAGCTCGCTCTCGACCGGGGCTGCCCAGTGGAGCGACGACTGGACGGCCGGATTCCAGAAGGACGGCTTCGCGACCATCCCGTGCCCGGGCTGGATGCGCAGCAACATCCGCGACAACACCGGGGACCCGGCGCCGAAGGGCGTCGTCTGGGACGTCGCCGACGTCTTCCCGGGTGGCGGCGGCAACTGGGGAGGGTCCTACCTGGCGGTCCCCAAGACGTCGACGCACCAGGAGGAGGCACAGGAGTTCGCTGCCTGGATCACCGCACCCGAGCAGCAGATCCGCATCTTCGAGCAGTACGGCAACTTCCCGTCGCAGGTCGCCGCCCTGGAGGACCCCGCGCTGCTCTCCTCGACCGACCCGTACTTCAACGACGCACCGGTCGGTGAGATCTTCTCCAACCGTGCGAACGCGATCACGGTCCAGCCGTACCACGGTCCGCTCTACTCCGACATCCTGGCCAAGTTCCAGGAAGCGATCACCCGGGTCGACCAGGGTGCGGATCCGGAGGAGTCGTGGGAGACATTCGTAGACGAGGTCGCAGCGCTCCAGTGAGCACCCGCCTCGACGAGCCACCGGCCGGGGTCGCGCCCAGCGCGCCCCCGGCCGGGGACCGCGCCCGGCTGGTACGACGGCACCGGTTGTCGCGGTGGGACGTCAAGCTCTCGCCGTACCTCTACATCTCGCCGTTCTTCATCGTCTTCGGTCTCGTCGGCCTGTTCCCGCTGGTCTACACCGGCTACCTCTCCGTCCACGACTGGGAGCGTCTGTACTACCAGCGCGGCGAGTTCATCGGCCTGGAGAACTACCGGTTCGTCCTGACCGACCCGGTGTTCCAGAAGTCGCTGGTCAACACGTTCAGCATCTTCCTGATGTCGTCGGTGCCCCAGGTGATCGTCGCGGTCGCCGTGGCAGCCCTGCTCGACAGCCAGCTCCGGGGCCGGACGTTCTGGCGGATGAGCGTGCTGCTGCCGTTCGTCGTCGCTCCGACCGCAGCCGTGCTGATCTTCGGCAGCCTCTTCGCCGACAAGTACGGCGTCATCAACGCGATGCTCGAAGGCGTCGGCCTGGAGCCGATCCGCTGGCACGTCGACCGCTGGTGGAGCCACTTCGCGATCGCCGGCATGGTCAACTGGAGGTGGACGGGCTACAACGCGCTCATCTTCCTCGCCGCCATGCAAGCGGTCCCCCGCGACCTCTACGAGTCCGCGTCCCTCGACGGCGCGGGCAGGGTGCGCCAGTTCTTCTCCGTCACCCTCCCGATGATCCGGCCGACGACGATCTTCGTGATCGTCACCAGCACGATCGGCGGCCTCCAGATCTTCACCGAGCCGCGGCTCTTCGACGACACCCCGCAGCGCGAAGGCGGGCCCGACCACCAGTACATGACGTCGACCCTCTACATCTACGTCAAGGGCATCGAGGACCAGTTCTACGGACGCGCGTCAGCGGCCGCGGTCGTGCTGTTCCTCATCATCGTCGGCATCGCGCTGCTCAACTTCGTGATCACCCGCCGCATCACCAGGAGACAAGCATGAACCGCCGCCCCGGGTTCATCGTCTACGGCCTGCTGGCCGCGTTCGTGATCGGCTCTGCGCTCCCGCTCTACTGGTCCTTCGTCATCGGCTCGCACACGAAGGAAGAGGCCAACCAGATCCCACCGCCGGTGATCCCCGGCGGCCACTTCATCGACAACGCCCGACGCGTGCTCGACACCACGGAGTTCTGGTCGGCGATGCTCAACAGCGTCCTCGTCTCCACTGCGTGCGCCCTGTCGGTCGCGTTCGTCTCGACGCTGGCCGGCTATGCCTTCGCGAAGCTGCGGTTCCGCGGCAGCAACGTGCTGATGGGGTTCGTCGTGATGACGATGGCGGTGCCCACCCAGCTGGCGATCGTGCCGTTGTTCATCCTGATGCGCGACTACGGGCTGCTCGACACGCTGGTCGCGGTCGCGCTGCCCACGATGGTCACCGCGTTCGGTGTCTTCTTCATGCGGCAGTACCTCGTGGACGCGGTGCCGGACGAGCTGATCGAGGCCGCCCGGATGGACGGCTGCACCATGATCCGGATCTTCTGGACGGTCGCCGTCCCGGCCGCCCGGCCGGCGATGTCGATCCTGTTCCTCTTCACGTTCATGATGGTCTGGACGGACTACATGTGGCCCCTGGTCGCCCTCCAGGAGACCCAGACCCTCCAGATCGCGCTCGACCGGCTGGCCCTCACCGGCCAGGGCCAGACCACCGACTACGCGCTGGTCCTCGCCGGCGCGGGGATGGCCACCGTGCCCCTCCTGATCCTGTTCGCCCTGTCCGGCCGTCAACTGGTCGCCGGCATCATGCAAGGAGCCGTCAAAGGATGACGACGACCGAGTCCGCCACGTCGACTGCCGCCGCCCCGGGGGCAGAGGTGAGGTTCCCACCCGGCTTCCTCTGGGGGGCCGCCACGGCGTCGTACCAGATCGAGGGTGCCGCGGCCGAGGGCGGCCGCACCCCGTCGATCTGGGACACCTTCGCCCGGGTGCCGGGAGCCGTGGTCGGTGGCGACAACGGCGACGTCGCCTGCGACCACTACTACCGGATGCCGGACGACGTCGCGCTGATGGCGTCGCTCAACCTCGGCGCCTACCGGTTCTCGACGGCGTGGCCGAGGGTCCGGCCCGACGGCGGTGCACCCAACCAGGCGGGGATCGACTTCTACAGCCGCCTGGTCGACCAGCTGCTCGGTGCCGGCATCACACCCTGGGTGACGCTCTACCACTGGGACCTGCCGCAGGCCCTCGAGGACGAGGGCGGCTGGACCAACCGCGACACGGCCTACCGCTTCGCCGAGTACGCCCTCACCCTGTACGACGCGCTCGGCGACCGGGTGCCCTACTGGACGACGATGAACGAGCCGTGGTGCTCGGCGTTCCTCGGCTACACCGGTGGCCAGCACGCCCCCGGACGGCAGGAGGGGGTCGCGGGTCTCGTCGCGGCCCACCACCTGATGCTGGGCCACGGACTGGTCGTCGACGAGCTCAGGCGCCGCGGCAGCACCGCCGACCTCGGGATCACCCTCAACCTCACGGTCGCCGACCCGTTCGACCCCACGGAACCGGCCGACGTCGACGCCGCGCACCGGGTCGACCACCTGTGGAACAGAGTCTTCCTCGACCCCATCCTCCGCGGCTCCTACGCGGAGGAGCTCCCGACCATCACGGCCGGGCTGACGTGGCAGGGCCGGGCGTGGGAGGACTTCGTCCAGGACGGTGATCTGGCGCTGATCAGCACCCCGCTCGACGTGCTGGGCGTGAACTACTACCACGGCGACGGCGCCTCCGGCCGTCCGCATCCCGCGGACGATCTGCTGGGCTCCCGGGTCGAGGCTCCGAGCCGGTCGGTCCGATCGCCGTTCCCCGGAGGCGGTGACCTCAGCTTCCCCCGCCGCGGCTACCCCGTGACCGGCCTGGACTGGGAGGTGCAGCCGGAAGGGCTGACCCGCCTGCTCGTCCGTCTCCACGAGGACTACGACGTGCCGCCGATCTACATCACCGAGAACGGCGCGGCCTACGACGACGCCGTCAGCCCCGACGGCTCTGTCCACGACCCGGAGCGGTGGGGCTACATCGGCTCCCACCTACGGGCGGTGCACGCCGCGATGGCCGCAGGCGTCGACGTGCGCGGCTACTTCGCGTGGTCGCTCCTCGACAACTTCGAGTGGGCCTTCGGCTACGGCCAGAGGTTCGGGATCGTCCACGTCGACTACGAGACCCTGCGCCGGACTCCGAAGACCAGCGCGCTGCGCTACGCCGACGTCGCGGCGACGTCGACGCTGGTGGACGACCGATAGCGTGCCGAGGATGAGCCAGTCGCCCACCAATCCCGGGAACGGA includes these proteins:
- a CDS encoding ABC transporter substrate-binding protein, whose protein sequence is MRITTTRPGRRPTSHRGRLAVGAIAALVLGLTAACGDDSDPTESADQEALEEGESLTITTFGEFGYDELIAEWNEENPDVQVEQTKVSLWDDWKNELNTLLQANEGLPDIVAIEGDFMPAIVAAPDRWVDLSSDEVEGRWLEFKSDAATSPDGQLLGYATDAGPEAICYRADLFEEAGLPTDREEVAQLMTTWDDYYALGEEFVAKSDAQWYDASGSVAQAMLNQVEFPFEEADNTVNVENDELRAVYDTVTGNSSSLSTGAAQWSDDWTAGFQKDGFATIPCPGWMRSNIRDNTGDPAPKGVVWDVADVFPGGGGNWGGSYLAVPKTSTHQEEAQEFAAWITAPEQQIRIFEQYGNFPSQVAALEDPALLSSTDPYFNDAPVGEIFSNRANAITVQPYHGPLYSDILAKFQEAITRVDQGADPEESWETFVDEVAALQ
- a CDS encoding ABC transporter ATP-binding protein, which gives rise to MAQVRFEHAEHTYLGAKAPAVSDLDLTIDDGEFMVLVGPSGCGKSTSLRMLAGLEEVSAGSVFIGDEDVTRFPPKARDIAMVFQNYALYPHLTVADNMAFALRIAGVGKSERTARVADAARLLDLEDVLHRKPKALSGGQRQRVAMGRAIVRQPQVFCMDEPLSNLDAKLRVSTRTQIAALQRRLGVTTVYVTHDQVEAMTMGDRVAVMKDGVLQQVDAPLALYDRPANLFVAGFIGSPGMNLLAGRTAGDGIAVVDGVDIPIDRTAAAASSGSVTLGIRPESWRVAGSGDDGYPVTVAVVEELGADAYVYATPAGVDAASERAGDVLPLVVARLEGRQQLRAGQQLSLVADPRAIHVFDSDTGARLALAG
- a CDS encoding carbohydrate ABC transporter permease codes for the protein MNRRPGFIVYGLLAAFVIGSALPLYWSFVIGSHTKEEANQIPPPVIPGGHFIDNARRVLDTTEFWSAMLNSVLVSTACALSVAFVSTLAGYAFAKLRFRGSNVLMGFVVMTMAVPTQLAIVPLFILMRDYGLLDTLVAVALPTMVTAFGVFFMRQYLVDAVPDELIEAARMDGCTMIRIFWTVAVPAARPAMSILFLFTFMMVWTDYMWPLVALQETQTLQIALDRLALTGQGQTTDYALVLAGAGMATVPLLILFALSGRQLVAGIMQGAVKG
- a CDS encoding aspartate/glutamate racemase family protein, yielding MQTIGLVGGMSWESSAAYYDLLNRGVEARMGGLHSAKTVMASVEFAEVTALQEAGDWDGVAEILAAAATSVERAGAEFLMLCTTTFHRVAEQVEAAVDIPLLHLADVVAEAAKAQDVEVLALIGTRFAMTQTFFTDRIARHGLEVVTPDARHHDEINRIIYDELVHGKIVDDSRKYVVSLIDELWDAGAGGVILGCSELELLVKQADSDLPVFPCTTLHVEAALDRALA
- a CDS encoding carbohydrate ABC transporter permease, which codes for MSTRLDEPPAGVAPSAPPAGDRARLVRRHRLSRWDVKLSPYLYISPFFIVFGLVGLFPLVYTGYLSVHDWERLYYQRGEFIGLENYRFVLTDPVFQKSLVNTFSIFLMSSVPQVIVAVAVAALLDSQLRGRTFWRMSVLLPFVVAPTAAVLIFGSLFADKYGVINAMLEGVGLEPIRWHVDRWWSHFAIAGMVNWRWTGYNALIFLAAMQAVPRDLYESASLDGAGRVRQFFSVTLPMIRPTTIFVIVTSTIGGLQIFTEPRLFDDTPQREGGPDHQYMTSTLYIYVKGIEDQFYGRASAAAVVLFLIIVGIALLNFVITRRITRRQA
- the typA gene encoding translational GTPase TypA, yielding MASQSSTRRRTDLRNVAIVAHVDHGKTTLVDAMLHQAGAFTAHQAEGVAERVMDSGDLEREKGITILAKNTAVHYKGPSAQELAGGDMTINIIDTPGHADFGGEVERGLSMVDGIVLLVDASEGPLPQTRFVLRKALNADMPVILVVNKTDRSDARIDEVVDETYELFMDLLDENHSQDALDFPVVFASGKAGIASLKKPENGTIPEGSDLEPLFRTILENIPAPEYDEGAPLQAHVTNLDASPFLGRLALLRIKHGNLRKGQQVAWMKRDGEVKNVKITELLVTEGLERKPGESAGPGDIVAVAGIPEITIGETLADADNPVALPLIHVDEPAISMTIGTNTSPLVGKGGKGHKVTARLVKDRLDAELVGNVSLRVLPTERPDAWEVQGRGELALAILVEQMRREGYELTVGKPQVVTKEIDGKLHEPFERLTIDAPEEFLGTITELLANRKGRMEGMTNHGTGWVRMEFVVPARGLIGFRTDFLTETRGTGIAHHISEGYFPWAGEIRSRASGSLVADRTGVATAYAMTSLQERGILFVEPATEVYEGMIVGENSRADDMDVNITKEKQQTNIRSATSDNFEKLIPPRRLSLEQCLEFCREDECVEITPENVRIRKVVLDQNERGKLASRARKGTR
- a CDS encoding GH1 family beta-glucosidase, which codes for MTTTESATSTAAAPGAEVRFPPGFLWGAATASYQIEGAAAEGGRTPSIWDTFARVPGAVVGGDNGDVACDHYYRMPDDVALMASLNLGAYRFSTAWPRVRPDGGAPNQAGIDFYSRLVDQLLGAGITPWVTLYHWDLPQALEDEGGWTNRDTAYRFAEYALTLYDALGDRVPYWTTMNEPWCSAFLGYTGGQHAPGRQEGVAGLVAAHHLMLGHGLVVDELRRRGSTADLGITLNLTVADPFDPTEPADVDAAHRVDHLWNRVFLDPILRGSYAEELPTITAGLTWQGRAWEDFVQDGDLALISTPLDVLGVNYYHGDGASGRPHPADDLLGSRVEAPSRSVRSPFPGGGDLSFPRRGYPVTGLDWEVQPEGLTRLLVRLHEDYDVPPIYITENGAAYDDAVSPDGSVHDPERWGYIGSHLRAVHAAMAAGVDVRGYFAWSLLDNFEWAFGYGQRFGIVHVDYETLRRTPKTSALRYADVAATSTLVDDR